From one Lycium ferocissimum isolate CSIRO_LF1 chromosome 5, AGI_CSIRO_Lferr_CH_V1, whole genome shotgun sequence genomic stretch:
- the LOC132057561 gene encoding uncharacterized protein LOC132057561, whose translation MEGGYKTMTELAEQPSDTLTDNLILIYHIRVAELLIAFQEWSQMKTKSCSPENLKRKKSKVQFSVSARIVQRGPDGYGGKKWCPGNSQAWKQLLKAREKCDRKITWKIINGSFNFWWDDWTKQGPLALICPNQDGSDYAIWKDYKDGHYNNHSAWQLVRRHKPKNLLLNSIWSNSIPFKFSFLSCRLYHIKLPFLENMPWVDNRRDINCLCCRIPTLDFMHHRFVEGQAAQNIWKKIGAPLGMVYQYQSIRNIYTSWWINNPINKVHKLVIQVCLVIICWQLWKEWTACKHGDQKKYSEYNLEIQYIGEVKINSDGSYFTDIGSVGVGGIMRDSRGDFIMAYSIPMQCTSNNEANALAMLTERCKQNAYNKYIIKMDSQIISNMLINKGIDNLKLKHIINSTIKSFSGADVTIKHCYREANQVANFLAKLAFTSGTRSLYPSLQHLPREAKGLFQLDK comes from the exons ATGGAAGGTGGATACAAGACAATGACAGAATTGGCAGAACAGCCATCAGACACTTTAACAGACAATTTAATCTTAATTTACCACATACGAGTAGCAGAATTATTGATTGCATTCCAAGAATGGTCACAAATGAAGACAAAATCATGCTCACCAGAAAACCTTAAGAGGAAGAAATCAAAAGTGCAGTTTTCAGTCTCAGCAAGGATAGTTCAAAGAGGACCAGATGGCTATGGAG GAAAAAAATGGTGCCCTGGTAACTCACAAGCTTGGAAACAGCTCCTCAAGGCAAGAGAGAAGTGTGATAGAAAGATTACTTGGAAAATTATTAATGGGAGCTTCAATTTTTGGTGGGATGATTGGACAAAACAGGGTCCTCTAGCCCTCATCTGTCCAAATCAG GATGGCAGTGATTATGCTATATGGAAAGATTACAAGGATGGGCATTACAATAATCATTCTGCTTGGCAATTGGTTAGAAGACACAAACCTAAAAATCTTCTTTTGAACAGTATTTGGAGCAACTCAATTCCCTTCAAATTCTCCTTCCTGTCTTGTAGATTATATCACATCAAGCTcccttttttggaaaatatgcCTTGGGTTGATAATAGAAGGGATATTAATTGTTTATGTTGCAGAATCCCTACTCTAGACTTTATGCATCACCGTTTTGTGGAAGGACAAGCTGCTCAAAATATCTGGAAGAAGATTGGTGCCCCATTGGGAATGGTTTATCAGTACCAGTCAATCAGAAACATTTACACAAGTTGGTGGATCAACAATCCAATCAACaaggttcataagttggttattcAGGTTTGTCTAGTGATTATATGTTGGCAATTATGGAAAGAATGGACTGCTTGCAAACATGGGGATCAAAAGAAGTACTCTGAGTACAACTTGGAAATTCAAT ACATTGGAGAAGTTAAAATAAATTCTGATGGGAGCTATTTTACAGATATTGGTAGTGTTGGAGTTGGGGGTATCATGAGAGATAGTAGAGGGGACTTTATCATGGCTTATTCTATTCCTATGCAGTGTACTAGCAACAATGAAGCTAATGCTCTAGCAATGCTTACAGAACGGTGCAAACAAAATGCTTACAACAAATACATTATAAAAATGGATTCACAGATCATTTCTAATATGCTGATTAACAAAGGAATTGACAATCTCAAGCTCAAACACATCATCAATAGCACTATCAAGAGCTTCAGTGGTGCAGATGTTACTATTAAGCATTGCTATAGAGAAGCTAATCAAGTGGCAAACTTCCTTGCTAAACTAGCCTTTACAAGTGGAACTAGGAGCTTATATCCTTCTCTTCAACATCTTCCTAGAGAGGCAAAGGGACTATTTCAACTTGATAAATGA